TCTTCGGCTTTTGCTGCTTGCCATTCAAATAGAGCGGAGCTAGCAGCACCTAGATTAAAGAATGAATTGTCTGTAGGTGAATATAAAGTAGTTACAGAAGAAACATTAGTGTTGGAAATTGTTTCATTGTCATCACAACTAGTTACAAATATTGAAAGTGCAATTAGTATTATTTTTGAATATATTGTTTTCATTTGTTGTTTTTTTAATGTTATTGGAATTTAAGATTTTACCAACCTGGATTTTGACTTAAGTTGGTGTTGATAAGTCGTTCATCTCTTGGTATTGGCCAGAGATAATGCTTGTTAGGATCAAAAGTTCTAAGGTTTGCTCTGATATATCCATCATCTTGAGAAATAGGACCAAATTTTGCTCCATGTGCCCATCCATTTAATACGGTTTCTGCAGTCTTCCAACGTCTTATATCAAATATTCGAAGCCCTTCAAAGGCCAACTCAACTCTTCGTTCATTTCTAATAATTAGACGAAAGTCGCTTTGATTCAATGAAGCATCAAAGTTAAGTGCTGGCGGATCTGTAAAGCCGGCACGGTTTCTTAATCTCTTAATAGTAGTTTCCCAGATTGTTTTATCAAATGAATTTAATTCATTTTTAGCCTCTGCATACATTAACAATATATCGGCATATCTTATTAGCATCAAATTTAATCCCGATGACAAACTGCTTTGATGAGTTGGATCAAAATATTTACGCCAATAGTATCCTGTTGGTGTGGCTGAAGAGCCTGGAACATATTCATCGGCAGTATTAGAACCTGGTTTTATTAAAATGGTTTGTGTACCTCCTTCAGGATTTTCCCATTGGTATCCATCATACACTACGGTGTAAGTTAATCTTGGATCCCTATTTATATAGGGATTGTTTTCGTCATAATTAGAATCAACATCGGTAATTTTTTTACCATTTATCATTAAATAACTGTCCACCAATTCTTGTGTGGCAGCTATAGCATTTAATCTTGCTCCTGCTGTAAGTGGCGCCATATCGAAATATTCATTCCATGTTCTATATTCAGGGACATATTGTAAACTTAAAATATCTTCTGAATTATACTCATTCTGAGGAAGAAACAATCCTTCATATGACGAAAACAATTCGTAAGAGCCATTTTCAGTTGTGTTAATTAATTTTTCACATTCATTAACAACAGCTTGCCAATCTCCTTCATATAAATGCACTCTTGCTTTTAGAGCAAGAGCTGCTCCTTTAGTAATTCTACCTCGATCAGATTCTTTATATTCGGTATTAGTAGGCAATACTGTTGCTACATAGTCTAATTCATTTAAAATAAATTGTAATACTTGTTCGCGTGGTGTACGACTAATTGTCTGTGCTTCTTCAATAGTTAAATCTTTTTCAATTA
The nucleotide sequence above comes from Aureibaculum algae. Encoded proteins:
- a CDS encoding RagB/SusD family nutrient uptake outer membrane protein, which produces MKITITHKITIISCMVLLLLSCEELDLAPENQFTDLTYWTSISKAETVLNTAYSQIQNSNFFFYNEAISDNAYNGRGDIAGAASLGSGTHDASLARFKDEWNNRYAGIKTCNLLLENIDRISNTDATIIDRIKAEARFLRAFQHFQLMTWFGDIPLIEKDLTIEEAQTISRTPREQVLQFILNELDYVATVLPTNTEYKESDRGRITKGAALALKARVHLYEGDWQAVVNECEKLINTTENGSYELFSSYEGLFLPQNEYNSEDILSLQYVPEYRTWNEYFDMAPLTAGARLNAIAATQELVDSYLMINGKKITDVDSNYDENNPYINRDPRLTYTVVYDGYQWENPEGGTQTILIKPGSNTADEYVPGSSATPTGYYWRKYFDPTHQSSLSSGLNLMLIRYADILLMYAEAKNELNSFDKTIWETTIKRLRNRAGFTDPPALNFDASLNQSDFRLIIRNERRVELAFEGLRIFDIRRWKTAETVLNGWAHGAKFGPISQDDGYIRANLRTFDPNKHYLWPIPRDERLINTNLSQNPGW